One window of the Rosa rugosa chromosome 3, drRosRugo1.1, whole genome shotgun sequence genome contains the following:
- the LOC133737191 gene encoding uncharacterized protein LOC133737191 encodes MRSRLDRAVATATWSDIFVAARVLHLAPIHGDHIPIVLGVFQVPLHRVVRQSYRFRFESCWTTRPECLEMVQEGWDRPIPGGFPIFQVCKRITHTRFTLNDWQRRVFGARRREIGMLREQLQILLDQPLTESNQQENVQLNSKLDALLEEENSYWRQRSKVTWLAEGDRNTKYFHRKASNRRAKNRLQGLFDHNGSWQESTEGIESVVLHYFSKMFTAGVVDYGHMKSVIELLQPRVTASMNAELCAPYTAVEIKDALFQMYPTKAPGPDGMPPLFFQKYWDVVGSDVVVAVQNFLHSGQILGEVNFTHICLIPKVKDPQSVSDLRPIALCNFVYKICSKAIANRLKKFLSQIISPFQSAFIPGRLITDNILVANEVSHFIHNCYSSSDGVFSLKLDMSKAYDRMEWCFLESVLLRLGFDVSWVALIMQCVTTVRYAFLLNGQPRGYLTPTRGLRQGDPLSPYLFLLCAEVFSALLERKVLNGELKGISVCEDAPVIHHLLFADDSLLFGKATYAECFHIKEVLKDYELASGQQINFSKSNIVFSKRVPEVDKQAMAGYLGVSIEAKHEKYLGLPTYMGRNKTAPFSYIKERLSKKLAGWQGKVLSSSGKDLLIRVVAQALPSYAMSCFLLPKEFCDSLHQMCARFWWGSKDDNRKIHWLSWERLSRPKEEGGMGFRDLYAHNLALLAKQGWRILRNPNSLVGRLFKARYFSNDDLLSAPVARCPSACWHGIYTARSTLQNGVRWQVGDGSRIRIWEYAWLPRSVLFRPIRYGTSSLVLVSELLRNGQWDKEVIAANFDAVDASLISSIPLSSNHVPDRLVWHFDLKGKFTTKSAYKLAVGALHPNTTTSSSSEVSVPIWKSIWAAKIPGKIKVHVWRACTSILPTISQPRDRRVFLQDGCYFCNDVEESIVHISRVCAFVKNLLNLFPSMQSVLATPMSSMLDWLSFCLSRLSNEDFDLLLMLIWGVWKERNQRVRSGIFHSVAQVHFQVMSLFNTFKAVNVENKLTLGRQVKPWCPPPVGWLKANVDGAYNMHLRHGGLGVVVRDSMGDIVAGACCRCDDVTSPYMVEALAGRLACKIALQFHLTPIIVESDCLRLVQAVQAAGEDTSEIGRIVDDISLALTSMAGSFFCHVYRESNKIAHKLASSALVSGLQVSWSGIVPPALDEILCNN; translated from the coding sequence ATGAGGAGTAGGCTGGACCGCGCTGTGGCTACGGCTACGTGGTCCGACATCTTTGTGGCGGCGCGAGTTCTTCATCTGGCACCAATCCATGGTGATCATATCCCGATTGTCTTAGGTGTTTTCCAGGTACCTTTGCATCGAGTTGTAAGGCAGAGCTATCGCTTTCGCTTTGAGAGCTGCTGGACGACCCGGCCAGAGTGTTTGGAGATGGTGCAGGAGGGTTGGGACAGACCCATCCCTGGAGGTTTTCCCATATTTCAGGTGTGCAAGAGAATTACACATACCCGGTTTACCTTGAATGATTGGCAGAGAAGAGTTTTTGGAGCTCGTAGGCGTGAGATTGGGATGCTGAGGGAGCAACTGCAGATTTTGCTTGATCAACCATTGACTGAGTCAAACCAACAAGAGAATGTTCAGCTGAATTCCAAGCTGGATGCGTTGTTGGAAGAAGAAAATTCTTATTGGCGTCAACGTTCTAAAGTGACTTGGCTAGCGGAGGGAGACAGAAATACGAAGTACTTCCATAGGAAAGCTTCAAATAGAAGAGCAAAGAATCGTTTGCAGGGTTTGTTTGATCATAACGGTAGTTGGCAAGAGTCGACAGAAGGGATAGAGTCGGTGGTGCTCCATTATTTTTCCAAGATGTTCACTGCAGGTGTGGTGGATTATGGCCACATGAAATCTGTCATTGAGCTCTTGCAGCCTAGGGTCACGGCTAGCATGAATGCTGAACTTTGTGCACCGTACACAGCAGTGGAGATTAAGGATGCCTTATTCCAGATGTACCCAACTAAAGCCCCCGGTCCTGATGGAATGCCTCCCCTATTTTTTCAAAAGTATTGGGATGTAGTTGGGAGTGATGTAGTGGTTGCGGTGCAGAACTTTCTTCATTCTGGTCAAATTCTCGGTGAGGTTAATTTTACTCACATCTGCTTGATTCCCAAGGTTAAAGATCCTCAGTCTGTTTCTGATCTTCGACCAATTGCCTTGTGTAATTTTGTGTATAAAATTTGTTCTAAAGCTATTGCTAATAGGTTGAAAAAGTTTTTATCCCAGATTATTAGCCCTTTTCAGAGTGCTTTTATTCCGGGACGGTTGATCACTGATAATATCTTGGTCGCCAATGAGGTGTCACATTTTATTCACAACTGTTACTCTAGCTCAGATGGTGTTTTTTCTCTGAAATTGGACATGAGTAAGGCCTATGACCGTATGGAATGGTGCTTTCTGGAGTCTGTTTTGCTTCGGTTGGGTTTTGATGTTTCTTGGGTTGCATTGATCATGCAATGTGTCACTACCGTCAGATACGCTTTCTTGTTGAACGGGCAACCTAGAGGATATCTCACTCCTACCAGGGGACTTCGTCAAGGGGACCCTCTATCTCCGTATCTCTTTTTATTGTGTGCTGAAGTGTTCTCTGCTTTACTGGAGCGGAAAGTTTTGAATGGGGAGTTGAAAGGGATTAGTGTCTGTGAGGATGCACCTGTTATTCATCATTTATTATTTGCTGATGACAGCTTATTATTTGGCAAGGCTACTTATGCAGAATGTTTTCATATTAAGGAGGTGTTGAAAGATTATGAGTTGGCCTCTGGACAACAGATAAATTTCTCAAAAAGCAATATTGTATTCAGTAAGAGAGTACCAGAGGTTGATAAACAGGCTATGGCTGGTTATTTAGGAGTTTCTATTGAGGCTAAGCATGAAAAGTATTTGGGTCTACCTACTTACATGGGTCGCAACAAAACTGCTCCTTTTTCTTATATCAAAGAAAGATTGAGCAAGAAACTAGCAGGTTGGCAAGGTAAAGTTTTAAGTAGCTCTGGCAAGGATTTGTTGATAAGGGTGGTAGCTCAGGCTCTCCCATCTTATGCTATGAGTTGTTTCCTATTGCCGAAAGAGTTCTGTGATTCTCTACATCAGATGTGCGCTCGTTTTTGGTGGGGGAGCAAAGATGATAATAGGAAGATCCATTGGCTATCTTGGGAACGTCTAAGTCGGCCTAAGGAGGAAGGAGGGATGGGGTTTCGTGATCTGTACGCCCATAACTTGGCGCTATTGGCCAAGCAAGGATGGCGAATTCTGCGTAACCCCAACTCTTTGGTTGGAAGATTATTTAAAGCTCGTTATTTTTCTAATGATGACCTCTTATCTGCTCCTGTAGCTCGTTGTCCTTCTGCTTGCTGGCACGGTATTTATACTGCACGATCTACTCTTCAGAATGGGGTGAGGTGGCAGGTTGGTGACGGGTCGAGGATCAGAATTTGGGAGTATGCATGGCTCCCAAGGTCGGTTTTGTTTCGACCTATCAGGTACGGTACCTCTTCTTTGGTGTTAGTCAGTGAACTGTTACGTAATGGACAATGGGATAAAGAGGTGATTGCAGCTAATTTTGATGCGGTTGATGCCTCTCTTATTTCTTCTATTCCCCTTAGCTCTAATCATGTGCCAGATAGACTTGTTTGGCACTTTGATCTGAAAGGGAAGTTTACAACTAAAAGTGCATATAAATTGGCAGTTGGTGCTTTACATCCCAACACAACGACTAGTTCTAGTTCTGAGGTCTCAGTTCCCATTTGGAAATCTATTTGGGCAGCAAAGATTCCAGGTAAAATCAAGGTTCATGTTTGGCGAGCTTGCACTTCAATTTTACCTACTATTTCTCAGCCTAGAGATCGCAGGGTTTTCCTTCAAGATGGGTGTTATTTCTGTAATGATGTAGAGGAGTCTATTGTTCATATTAGCAGGGTGTGTGCCTTTGTGAAAAATCTGCTCAATCTGTTCCCTTCCATGCAGTCTGTTTTGGCTACACCAATGAGTTCTATGCTTGATTGGTTAAGCTTCTGTCTCTCTCGCTTGTCGAATGAGGATTTTGATCTATTGTTGATGCTTATCTGGGGAGTTTGGAAAGAGAGAAACCAAAGGGTTAGGTCTGGTATATTCCATTCTGTTGCACAGGTTCATTTCCAAGTGATGTCTTTGTTCAATACGTTCAAGGCAGTTAATGTGGAAAATAAGCTTACACTGGGAAGGCAGGTTAAACCTTGGTGTCCTCCTCCTGTTGGTTGGCTAAAAGCTAATGTTGATGGGGCGTATAATATGCATTTACGTCATGGAGGTCTTGGAGTAGTTGTTAGGGACTCTATGGGTGATATAGTGGCTGGGGCTTGTTGCAGGTGTGATGATGTGACTTCTCCATATATGGTGGAGGCGTTGGCTGGTCGTTTGGCATGTAAGATTGCCTTACAATTTCATCTAACTCCCATCATTGTGGAGTCTGATTGTCTACGGTTGGTTCAGGCTGTCCAGGCAGCTGGAGAGGATACTTCTGAGATTGGGAGGATTGTAGATGACATTTCTTTGGCATTGACTTCTATGGCTGGTTCTTTCTTCTGCCATGTCTATAGAGAATCTAATAAGATTGCTCACAAGCTAGCTAGTAGTGCTCTTGTTTCAGGGTTGCAAGTGTCTTGGAGTGGGATTGTCCCTCCTGCACTTGATGAGATCCTTTGTAACAATTAG